The Ipomoea triloba cultivar NCNSP0323 chromosome 13, ASM357664v1 genomic interval ATGTTCAGCCATATCATCCATTAATCTTCAAATAACTCTAACAATTAATGGCTCTCTTGTCACCCAATCAAAGTCCTCTTCAGTTATAAAATCTTGGTACATGCCCACTAAAGAATTTGTTGCTAGCATCATGTAAGCTCCCGTTACAAGTGCAGCGAACCTTCATGTACTCCTCAAATTTTGGAGAATAGCCATCATCAAACCACTTGGCTTCTTGATAATAGCCTCCTAGTACTTTTTTCATCTAAAAACATTCCACATGaatgataatataaatatatacatactaagTTTTGCATATATTTTAGTTCAACAAGTATAATGCAATTTGATTATGTTGAATCTCAAAGTACCTCATTTTTGGCATAATTGATACGGTATGATTCGCCTTTAACAACTAAGGGGGgcgtattcaatcatgactttcataaaattttaaagacttttatgaacttttaaagtttggaggtattcaattcaaacttttacgggggtgtattcaatcatgacttttgtagatttttaaaaacttttaaaatgatagattttaataaatttttattgactttcatagattcgttcaaaattttttaaaactttgtaagactctataaaagtctgtataaaaaacttgcataaacttttatcaacttttttattttaaaaagtctacaaaagtcattaaaattctaaattgaatacatctttacaaactttcataagcaattcataacaatattaaacactaaaatttatagttatagaattgttcaaataaaatatttaaaaatataattactttttcttgagaaattaatattttaaaaaaatataattactagttgcataaaataaaaaaattaataatatatataaaaattatatttgatatactgctaggtatcaagcaaagagctattatttgcaataacaatatgagactgctaacaacaacaaggtgcttctctttgtagcctcaaattgctattgcgaacaatagttcactattcgtaatagcatattgttaaaaagaaaaaaagaaaaaatatattacgaataaacatatgaatattataaaacatatagtaaaagttgacgtgatagataaaaaaaatttactctgttcatgtatttaggagaaaaagtatagaagttagggataaaaaattcatagaaaaaaaatcaaaatatataagcaacaatgaaataaaaataatattattttgaatttttagaggaagattgcaaagtttaggagagagaaaaaaaattggtagagtttaggtacgtagaaaatataggataatgaagaaacaataatttattgaatttattagGTATatggtttataaagtttaaaattttaaataaggagaaaaaatagagtttaaatagagagagagaaaaaaaaaaccttcagtgttggtagaaagaaaattttgaaatcttggggttggggttggatttcaactatttatatttgaaaaggaaaagtatataaaagtctacggaattcataactttttgaataacacatgacttttaaagattatttaaaagttttaattgaatatcacataacttttaaaaactttttaaaaatcttgatccaATAtagcatgacttttaaagatcatctttttcaaccttgagttCATAATAAGCCGTGAATATGTGTTGCAAAGTTGCTTCAATCTCATTTTCAAATTGTACGAATAACTTTTTTCTCGCCCTAACAGGCCTAATCCGTTCTCGTCAAAGTGCTCCAATGGCGAATGACTCGTACGAAGTGGAATATCAAGTTCGCATAATCCTTATGGGGTTTGTGGAAGGCAAGGAATAACAAAGTGTTTAATGGTACCCCCAACAACACTAGAATGGTGATTGATTTGGTTATCAGTGGGTTAAGCTCAACACAAATAGGGCAAGGAAAACTATCCACGACAAGTTTAGTTAGTGCAAGTGATTTATTTCAGACTTtcagacaatttttttttttttggattgatcaatcattaaccaaacacaagcaCAGTTTATTACACGGAAAGAAGACATTACAATTATTGATGGCAGAACCCTAATTAGCAATCactacacatacacatacatacattaaCACCTTACTTGCCCACAAAGGCGAAGTCATTCACCCGGGATCCTCACACTCTGAACTAATAGGATTTGAGGAGTGAGCACTTATTATTACATCAAACAATTAAAGACCTACCTTAGCGCCACGGGTACGGTAAGGAGGCAGACGAACAACATAAGcatacattcaatatattatattcatggaTGGATAGGGATAGGATAGATCGATCTTAGCAATCGATAGTGTCGGTATAGGCTTTTTTGACGGTGACGCAACTACCCCCAGCTTTGGGCACCAGAGTCACCAGAATCTTGTCGTCACCTTGCAGCCCCAAGTCCTGAAGCAGCTCCGAGATGGCCAGGCTAAAAGTGGAGGTCGTGACTTTACTAGTGGAGGTGTCGTCATGCACATGTGGCAAGTTGGAGAAACTGCCCGCGTACTCGATCCTGTCCAGCTCCTTCGTATTCACCTCCTCGTCCTCGTTCAGAAACACATCGAACCGTATAAACTGCGTGTCGTCGTACTCTAGGTCCAGATCCAGCAGCTCCTCCTTCCCCGCGGGTGTCGATGTCGACGACCTCGTCACGTAGAACGTTGTAATCTTGTCCAAGGTTGCCGGCAACACGGTAGTGGATGCGGATACTGACTTGGCAGTTCTCTTcaattttccctttcttttccTCGTGGGTTTGAAGTTCTTCCATGGAGTCGGCATATCCTGTCAGAGCATTTAAGAGAATGTAAATTAAAGCAATGCAGTTACTCAACAGACCGACTAAATGtcaatagatttaattttaatataccTGAAAAGTGTAGCCGAGCCTCTCGTTGTCCACACAATCTGCAACCTTAACCTTGACGAGAGTCTTGGTTTCGTCATAGAAGAGGAACTCAGTTTGGAGCCAATCGGTGTCGGGGATATCCGTACGGTTGCCACCGAGGGTCTTCCAAAGGGTCCACATGCGGTCTACGTTGGAATGGTGGCAATAAAACACCGGATCTTTAGCAGCAGAATAGAAGTTACCCATGTCCTCATTATGAGCAGTCCTAGGATCACCCACCCATCGGTGGATAGAGTTGTGCGGGACGTTCTCGATGGTCCCCATGCCCGAGTTCTCGGAGTCGTTATCAGCGCGAAGAGGTTTGCCGAAGAAGAGCAACGGACACGGCGCGTTGGTTAACATTTGGCGGTACATAACCGCAAGATTGTTTTTCACCTTCTGGAAGTCGTTGGCGGTGTTTTCTTCGCCGGCGTATGCTAGATCCAACACGTATCCATTGCGGTGGTCCTGGTTGCGGTACTGGTCGTACAGCGGCGACGACTCGTCGTCGTCGAAGATCTCAGGGAGAATCATGCCCTGTGGATTGTCCCAGTTCCAGTACGGCAATGTGAATGTTGGATCGTCTATCAGACTTTGCAAGATCCTTTCGTAGAAGTACAAGTACCTGAGGAGTGAGGAATATATAAACTTTCTTTATACTaaaagtccttttttttttttttaatattgtaattaaGCTCATATTACAAGCTCAAAAGTCAGTTATTAACTAGGGCACCAAGGACAGTTTGGTGACAGACTCCGTACTAGTCGTTATTGAAGAAAGCATTAATAAGTGGTGTCACAACACGACACGTACGAATTCGAGTTCCATcgagaataaatataattttgtaagtAGCTAGCTTGGGGACtaatatgagttaatacccaatttagccATCGACTATAGTTTTTGTGCTTAGTTAAATCTTTAATTTTGATGGTCTTACACAATTAAGTCCTTTGTTAAGATAACttgttaatttcacttttattaATACTTAAATTAATCCTCAACTATAGTAGTTTCATCTAAATTAATCTtggactatagtggttttactcaatttgtgaattttttctataattaaaatataattaattgtaaaagTGCGTATAGTATTGTATAGTATACTATAGTACGTACCATCTGTGGAAAGGGAAGAAGAGCCATGTGAAGTGGATCTGATAGGACTTATCGTTGAGTTGATAAGCTCCATTGCAGTAAGCGCAGTGGACGTTAGCTTGCTGGTAGAAGTTTCGGGGATCATCGGCGGGAAGCTCCTTCATTTTCTGAATGGCGGTCTTGTACTTGTTCAAGTAGTCGTCGTCCACGGCGTGAGCAGCCGGCCTGCAGTTAAGCGTTGAAAATGTGGGGATCTTATAGTCCACAAAAGTGCCGTCGAAGGGAGGGCAACAAGAGTACGGCACTTCATCAGTGCTGTTGGAAATGATAGCAGTGCCGCACTTGGAAATGTCAGGGGCCGGGATAGGGTCGGCAAGGGCAAAGGGGTTGGAGCCGCCGGCGAAGTTGTAAGCGCCGTAGAGACCCCCGAGGCCCAGAAGGACATTTCTCCGGTCAAGTTTCGCCGAAGAGAGGCTGTCCGGGTTTTGACGCCCGTCAGCACCCTCCGGCGAGGCTGCGCACCGGAT includes:
- the LOC116002464 gene encoding polyphenol oxidase E, chloroplastic-like; its protein translation is MATSTHPIISCTKNISFSTKSSPLNFSRPSQIFLNPSRAAERRGDVKIRCAASPEGADGRQNPDSLSSAKLDRRNVLLGLGGLYGAYNFAGGSNPFALADPIPAPDISKCGTAIISNSTDEVPYSCCPPFDGTFVDYKIPTFSTLNCRPAAHAVDDDYLNKYKTAIQKMKELPADDPRNFYQQANVHCAYCNGAYQLNDKSYQIHFTWLFFPFHRWYLYFYERILQSLIDDPTFTLPYWNWDNPQGMILPEIFDDDESSPLYDQYRNQDHRNGYVLDLAYAGEENTANDFQKVKNNLAVMYRQMLTNAPCPLLFFGKPLRADNDSENSGMGTIENVPHNSIHRWVGDPRTAHNEDMGNFYSAAKDPVFYCHHSNVDRMWTLWKTLGGNRTDIPDTDWLQTEFLFYDETKTLVKVKVADCVDNERLGYTFQDMPTPWKNFKPTRKRKGKLKRTAKSVSASTTVLPATLDKITTFYVTRSSTSTPAGKEELLDLDLEYDDTQFIRFDVFLNEDEEVNTKELDRIEYAGSFSNLPHVHDDTSTSKVTTSTFSLAISELLQDLGLQGDDKILVTLVPKAGGSCVTVKKAYTDTIDC